In Clostridium sporogenes, one genomic interval encodes:
- the tsf gene encoding translation elongation factor Ts, which produces MISAKMVKDLREKTGAGMMDCKKALTECDGDLEKAVEVLREKGLAAAAKKSGRVAAEGIVSTYISEDMKNGSIVEFNCETDFVSVNELFVELANNLSKQAAFSNVSTAEELLEEKYIADESKLVKDVITELIAKLGENMNLRRIAKLSVDKGVITSYIHGGGRIGVLVKLACEKEDAKLAEIAKDVAMQVAATNPLFLNRDGVDTDTLEKEKEIYRVQALNEGKPEKVVEKMVMGRINKYYKENCLVEQLWVKNGDYTITKYLQEQSKEIGADITVEAFVRYEKGEGIEKKEEDFAEEVQRQMNQGK; this is translated from the coding sequence ATGATCAGTGCTAAAATGGTAAAAGATCTAAGAGAAAAAACTGGCGCAGGAATGATGGATTGTAAAAAAGCTTTAACTGAATGTGATGGAGATTTAGAAAAGGCTGTAGAAGTATTAAGAGAAAAAGGGTTAGCAGCCGCTGCTAAAAAATCAGGAAGAGTAGCTGCAGAAGGTATTGTAAGCACATACATATCTGAAGACATGAAAAATGGATCAATAGTAGAATTTAACTGTGAAACAGATTTCGTTTCAGTAAACGAATTATTTGTAGAGTTAGCAAACAATTTATCAAAACAAGCAGCTTTTTCAAATGTTTCAACTGCAGAAGAATTATTAGAAGAAAAATATATAGCAGATGAAAGCAAATTAGTTAAAGATGTAATAACTGAATTAATAGCTAAATTAGGTGAAAACATGAACTTAAGAAGAATAGCTAAACTTTCAGTAGATAAAGGTGTTATAACAAGCTACATCCATGGCGGTGGAAGAATCGGTGTTCTTGTAAAATTAGCTTGTGAAAAAGAAGATGCAAAATTAGCTGAGATAGCTAAAGACGTAGCAATGCAAGTTGCAGCTACAAATCCATTATTCTTAAATAGAGATGGTGTTGATACGGACACTTTAGAAAAAGAAAAAGAAATATACAGAGTTCAAGCTTTAAACGAAGGAAAGCCAGAAAAAGTTGTTGAAAAGATGGTTATGGGAAGAATTAACAAATACTATAAAGAAAACTGTTTAGTAGAACAACTTTGGGTTAAAAACGGAGATTACACTATAACTAAATACTTACAAGAGCAATCAAAAGAAATCGGTGCAGATATAACTGTAGAAGCTTTCGTAAGATACGAAAAAGGTGAAGGTATAGAAAAAAAAGAAGAAGACTTTGCTGAAGAAGTTCAAAGACAAATGAACCAAGGTAAATAA
- a CDS encoding isoprenyl transferase, whose translation MKKFFSSNKKASTDMNLDMNNIPKHIAIIMDGNGRWAKERSLPRTMGHKAGVETIREIVKECNKLGVKYLTLYAFSTENWKRPKDEVSALMTLLVQYLRKEVKELNENNVMVNAIGNIEKLPEVCIKELEKAYEETKNNTGLVLNLALNYGGRDEIIRAVKYIYEDITAGKIKEEEINEELISNYLYTKGIADPDLIIRPSGEKRISNFLLWQCAYSEFWYSDIKWPDFKKEHLHKAIYDYQNRDRRFGAVK comes from the coding sequence ATGAAAAAATTTTTTTCAAGTAACAAGAAAGCTAGTACAGATATGAATTTAGATATGAACAATATACCAAAACATATTGCTATCATAATGGATGGAAACGGAAGGTGGGCAAAGGAAAGAAGTTTGCCTAGAACTATGGGACACAAAGCCGGTGTCGAGACTATAAGAGAAATAGTGAAAGAATGCAATAAATTAGGTGTTAAGTACTTAACCTTATATGCTTTTTCTACAGAAAACTGGAAAAGACCAAAAGATGAGGTTAGCGCTCTTATGACTTTATTAGTTCAATATTTAAGAAAGGAAGTCAAGGAGCTTAATGAAAACAATGTAATGGTTAATGCAATAGGCAACATAGAAAAATTACCAGAGGTGTGCATAAAGGAATTAGAGAAAGCCTATGAAGAAACTAAAAATAACACAGGATTAGTGCTAAATTTAGCCTTAAATTATGGTGGTAGAGATGAGATAATAAGGGCAGTAAAATATATATATGAAGATATAACAGCAGGAAAGATAAAGGAAGAGGAAATAAATGAAGAACTTATTTCTAATTATCTTTATACAAAGGGAATAGCAGATCCGGATTTAATAATAAGACCTAGTGGCGAAAAAAGAATAAGTAATTTTTTATTATGGCAATGCGCTTATTCAGAATTTTGGTATTCAGATATAAAATGGCCTGATTTTAAAAAAGAGCATCTTCATAAGGCCATATATGATTATCAAAATAGAGATAGAAGATTTGGAGCTGTAAAATAA
- the rseP gene encoding RIP metalloprotease RseP has product MYIIAAILAFGILVLVHEFGHFIMAKANGIKVEEFSIGMGPKLIGIKGKETEYLIKLLPIGGYVKMLGDEEKSTDERAFNNKSPLRKLSVVVAGPIMNLVLSVVLFAIISSQRGYWAPIVEKVVPNGPAAVAGFMPGDKIVKVNDKKITTWDDFVAVIYSGNGTPLNIKFTRDNVEDSIKLTPIKDTKENRYMIGIYPTLIENLSFKESVKQGFTQTGSLVKQTVGFFKTLFQGKVSKNDVGGPLTIIKVSGKVAKEGVMSLMAFTAYISLQLAIFNIIPFPALDGGYIFLFLFEAITGKRVDENKVGFVNYIGFAVLMGLMVLVTIKDILYPIKF; this is encoded by the coding sequence ATGTATATAATAGCGGCTATTTTAGCTTTTGGCATATTAGTTTTAGTCCATGAATTTGGTCATTTTATTATGGCTAAAGCAAATGGTATAAAAGTTGAGGAGTTTTCTATAGGTATGGGCCCAAAACTTATAGGAATAAAGGGTAAAGAAACAGAATATTTAATAAAGCTTTTACCAATAGGTGGATATGTAAAGATGCTAGGAGACGAAGAAAAAAGTACAGATGAAAGAGCTTTTAATAACAAATCTCCTTTAAGAAAATTAAGTGTAGTAGTGGCAGGTCCTATTATGAATTTAGTATTAAGTGTAGTCTTGTTTGCTATAATATCATCTCAAAGGGGATACTGGGCACCTATAGTAGAAAAAGTAGTGCCAAATGGTCCAGCAGCGGTAGCAGGATTTATGCCAGGAGATAAAATAGTAAAGGTTAATGATAAGAAAATAACTACTTGGGATGATTTTGTTGCAGTTATTTATTCAGGGAATGGAACGCCTTTAAATATAAAATTTACACGAGATAATGTAGAGGATAGTATTAAGTTGACACCAATTAAAGACACTAAAGAAAATAGATATATGATAGGTATATATCCTACACTAATAGAAAATTTAAGTTTTAAAGAATCTGTAAAACAGGGATTCACACAAACAGGATCCTTAGTAAAACAAACCGTTGGGTTTTTTAAAACTCTATTCCAAGGGAAGGTTTCTAAAAATGATGTAGGAGGACCATTAACTATAATTAAAGTTTCAGGAAAAGTAGCTAAAGAAGGTGTAATGAGTTTAATGGCCTTTACAGCTTATATAAGCTTACAATTGGCTATATTTAATATTATACCTTTCCCAGCTTTGGATGGAGGATATATATTCTTATTTTTATTTGAAGCTATTACAGGAAAAAGAGTAGATGAAAATAAAGTAGGGTTTGTAAATTATATAGGTTTTGCTGTATTAATGGGTCTGATGGTGTTAGTAACTATAAAAGATATATTATATCCTATAAAATTTTGA
- the codY gene encoding GTP-sensing pleiotropic transcriptional regulator CodY translates to MSSLLDKTRMLNRILQKSGTEPVDFEDICNLLSDVLECNVYIISRKGKILGSKFYSGFECDEVREVVLKENRFPDFYNNKLLNVNETLSNSPNHDKCVFDNLKDCSINNKLSTIVPINGNRERLGTLLLARFDKEFTDEDLVLAEYSATIIGLEILRSKQDQIEEEARKKAVVQLAIGTLSYSELEAVEHIFNELDGTEGLLVASKIADKVGITRSVIVNALRKFESAGVIESRSLGMKGTHIRILNDKLLEELKKIK, encoded by the coding sequence ATGAGTTCATTACTAGATAAAACAAGAATGTTGAATAGAATATTGCAAAAATCAGGTACAGAACCAGTAGATTTCGAAGATATATGTAATTTATTAAGTGACGTTTTAGAGTGCAACGTATATATAATTAGTAGAAAAGGAAAGATATTGGGATCTAAATTTTATTCAGGATTTGAATGTGATGAAGTAAGGGAAGTTGTTTTAAAAGAAAATAGATTCCCAGACTTCTACAATAATAAATTGTTAAATGTAAATGAAACTTTATCAAATTCACCTAACCATGATAAATGTGTATTTGATAATTTAAAGGATTGTTCAATAAATAATAAATTATCAACAATAGTTCCTATAAATGGAAATAGGGAAAGATTAGGTACATTATTATTAGCTAGATTTGATAAAGAATTTACTGATGAAGATTTAGTGTTAGCAGAATATAGTGCTACAATAATTGGTCTTGAAATATTAAGATCAAAACAGGATCAAATAGAAGAAGAAGCAAGAAAAAAAGCTGTGGTTCAATTAGCTATAGGAACATTATCTTATTCAGAATTAGAAGCTGTAGAACATATATTTAATGAGTTAGATGGTACAGAAGGATTATTAGTAGCATCTAAAATAGCAGATAAAGTTGGAATAACAAGATCTGTTATAGTAAATGCATTAAGAAAATTTGAAAGTGCAGGGGTAATCGAATCAAGATCCCTAGGTATGAAAGGTACTCATATTAGAATATTAAATGACAAGCTTTTAGAAGAATTAAAGAAGATAAAATAG
- the rpsB gene encoding 30S ribosomal protein S2, with protein MSVISMKQLLEAGVHFGHQTRRWNPKMAPYIFTERNGIYIIDLQKTVKKVEEAYNFLRSVAEEGKDVLFVGTKKQAQEAIEEEAKRSEMHFVNNRWLGGMLTNFTTITARINKLEELDKMEEDGTFEVLPKKEVIKLKNEREKLEKNLGGIRKLDANNVGAMFIVDPRKEKNAILEAKRLGIPVVAIVDTNCDPDEVDFVIPGNDDAIRAVRLIAAKMADAVLEGRQGEQLAE; from the coding sequence ATGTCAGTTATATCAATGAAACAATTATTAGAAGCAGGTGTTCATTTTGGACATCAAACAAGAAGATGGAACCCTAAAATGGCTCCATACATATTTACAGAAAGAAATGGAATTTACATTATCGATTTACAAAAAACAGTTAAGAAGGTAGAAGAGGCTTATAACTTCTTAAGATCAGTTGCGGAAGAAGGAAAAGATGTATTATTTGTAGGAACTAAAAAACAAGCTCAAGAAGCTATAGAAGAAGAAGCTAAAAGATCAGAAATGCACTTTGTTAACAACAGATGGTTAGGTGGAATGTTAACAAACTTTACAACTATAACAGCTAGAATAAACAAATTAGAAGAATTAGATAAGATGGAAGAAGATGGAACATTTGAAGTTCTTCCTAAAAAAGAAGTTATAAAATTAAAGAATGAAAGAGAAAAACTTGAAAAGAACTTAGGTGGAATAAGAAAGTTAGATGCAAACAATGTAGGAGCTATGTTCATCGTTGATCCAAGAAAAGAAAAGAATGCTATATTAGAAGCTAAAAGACTTGGAATTCCAGTTGTAGCTATAGTAGATACAAACTGTGATCCAGACGAAGTAGATTTCGTAATTCCAGGAAATGATGATGCTATAAGAGCTGTAAGATTAATAGCAGCAAAAATGGCTGATGCTGTTCTTGAAGGAAGACAAGGTGAACAATTAGCAGAATAA
- the topA gene encoding type I DNA topoisomerase, with protein MGQNLVIVESPAKAKTIKKYLGKNYVVEASMGHVRDLPKSQLGVDIENNYDPKYITIRGKGELLDKLRKEAKKSSKVYLATDPDREGEAISWHLAHVLKIDENEECRIEFNEITKTSIKKAIKSPRKINENVVDAQQARRVLDRLVGYKISPILWSKVKWGLSAGRVQSVTLRMICDREREIEEFIPKEYWTIECEVHKEKNKKPFIIKLTTKSGKKIEITNEEEAIEVIQDLKKGEFIVKKIKKTKKNKNPLPPFTTSTLQQDSYKKLNFPTKKTMSIAQQLYEGIDIKGFGAVGLITYMRTDSIRISEEAQKSTLEHIKSNFGEEYIPKTPRVFKGKKNIQDAHEAIRPTNIEITPTLAKESLTPQQYKLYELIWERFVASQMASCILDSTSISIENGKYGLRASGSLIAFDGFMKVYEYSTEEEKDSIKIPQLEENEILKEKSINKSQHFTQPPARYSEASLVKTLEENGIGRPSTYAPIISTILDRKYVEREKKTLKPTELGDIVNNIVSEYFKQIVDLEFTADMENKLDYIEEGKKSWREVVNDFFQPLIKSIEIAEKEIAKITIEDKVTDVICEKCGRNMVIKHGRYGDFLACPGYPDCKNTKPIVEEIDVKCPKCGDGKVLIKKSRKGRKFYGCSNYPDCDFVSWSEPVKEKCEECGSYMVKKQSKAKGEYYECANSECKHRKYLNNKE; from the coding sequence ATGGGACAAAATTTAGTAATAGTAGAATCACCAGCAAAAGCTAAAACCATAAAGAAATATTTAGGAAAAAACTATGTAGTTGAGGCATCAATGGGACATGTAAGAGATTTACCTAAAAGTCAATTAGGTGTTGATATAGAAAACAATTATGATCCTAAGTATATAACAATAAGAGGAAAAGGTGAACTTTTAGATAAGCTTAGAAAAGAAGCTAAAAAAAGCTCTAAAGTATATTTAGCAACGGACCCGGATAGAGAGGGAGAAGCTATTTCTTGGCATTTAGCTCATGTTTTAAAAATAGATGAGAACGAGGAATGCAGAATAGAATTTAATGAGATAACTAAAACTTCTATAAAGAAAGCAATAAAATCTCCGAGAAAAATAAATGAAAATGTAGTAGACGCTCAGCAAGCAAGAAGAGTTTTGGATAGATTAGTAGGATATAAAATAAGCCCTATACTATGGAGCAAGGTTAAATGGGGATTAAGTGCAGGTAGAGTCCAATCTGTGACTTTAAGAATGATATGCGATAGAGAAAGAGAAATTGAAGAATTTATACCAAAAGAGTATTGGACTATAGAATGTGAGGTACATAAGGAAAAAAATAAAAAGCCTTTCATAATAAAATTAACTACTAAATCAGGAAAAAAAATAGAGATAACTAATGAAGAGGAAGCTATTGAAGTAATACAGGACTTAAAAAAGGGTGAATTTATTGTAAAAAAAATAAAGAAGACAAAGAAAAATAAAAATCCTTTACCGCCTTTTACTACAAGTACTCTTCAACAGGATTCTTATAAGAAATTAAATTTTCCTACTAAAAAGACTATGTCTATAGCTCAACAACTATATGAAGGTATAGATATTAAAGGGTTCGGTGCAGTAGGTCTTATAACTTACATGAGAACGGATTCTATAAGAATATCAGAAGAAGCTCAAAAATCAACTTTAGAGCATATCAAAAGTAACTTTGGAGAGGAATATATACCAAAAACTCCAAGAGTTTTTAAAGGAAAGAAAAATATACAGGATGCCCATGAAGCTATAAGACCAACTAATATTGAAATAACTCCTACACTCGCTAAGGAAAGCTTAACACCTCAACAATATAAACTATACGAATTAATATGGGAAAGGTTTGTAGCAAGCCAAATGGCTTCTTGTATTTTAGATTCAACATCTATAAGTATAGAAAATGGCAAATATGGATTAAGAGCTAGTGGATCCTTAATAGCCTTTGATGGTTTCATGAAGGTATATGAATATTCTACAGAAGAAGAAAAGGATAGTATAAAGATACCTCAATTGGAAGAAAATGAAATACTAAAAGAAAAATCTATAAATAAAAGTCAGCATTTTACCCAACCACCAGCTAGGTATTCAGAAGCTTCTTTAGTAAAAACTTTAGAAGAAAATGGTATAGGAAGGCCAAGTACTTATGCTCCTATTATATCTACTATATTAGATAGGAAATATGTAGAAAGAGAGAAAAAAACATTAAAACCTACAGAACTAGGAGACATAGTAAATAACATAGTAAGTGAATATTTTAAACAAATAGTGGATCTAGAATTTACAGCGGATATGGAAAATAAGCTAGATTATATAGAGGAAGGGAAAAAATCATGGAGAGAGGTAGTAAATGATTTCTTTCAGCCATTAATAAAATCCATAGAAATAGCAGAAAAGGAAATAGCAAAAATAACCATTGAAGATAAAGTAACAGATGTAATATGTGAAAAATGCGGAAGAAATATGGTTATAAAACATGGAAGATATGGAGATTTCTTAGCATGTCCAGGATATCCAGATTGTAAAAATACTAAACCTATAGTAGAGGAAATAGATGTTAAGTGTCCTAAATGTGGAGATGGAAAAGTTTTAATAAAGAAAAGTAGAAAAGGTAGAAAGTTTTATGGATGTAGTAATTATCCAGACTGTGATTTTGTAAGTTGGTCAGAACCTGTGAAAGAAAAGTGTGAAGAATGTGGAAGTTACATGGTAAAAAAACAAAGCAAAGCTAAAGGTGAATACTATGAATGTGCTAATTCAGAATGTAAGCATAGAAAATATTTAAATAATAAAGAGTAA
- a CDS encoding AI-2E family transporter, with product MRHYKHKYKDIIYAIIIFIIFFLLALLLKNYFKPFFIILVLLFLCNPIYNFLCSKKLFNNNVNSIISIILVNLILFLLIFLIGNFIYNHFILLKGYYYNFKTEIDCFLGGINKMLNINKHIFNKNLNNIDTTLLNGDFFRKGASYTTEWIFAYFIASLSIYFILVDKYAILENIKKYIGVNEFEKIKDKIYKLKEIIKIECFLVIFTTFQTITGLKILNINNYLILGVLCGILDILPYIGTVVIFLPLILYQFYTKNYVIFLGLICLYLLLIITRQILETKFMSSKLQLPALAIIISIYIGFKILGFLGLLLGPLYIITLKEFIKT from the coding sequence TTGAGGCATTATAAACATAAATATAAAGATATAATCTATGCTATAATAATATTCATAATATTTTTTTTATTAGCTCTATTACTTAAAAATTATTTTAAGCCCTTTTTTATAATATTAGTTTTACTTTTTTTATGTAACCCTATTTATAATTTTTTATGTAGTAAAAAATTATTTAATAATAATGTAAATTCTATTATAAGCATAATTTTAGTAAATCTTATATTGTTTTTATTAATTTTTTTAATAGGAAATTTTATTTATAATCATTTTATATTATTAAAAGGGTATTATTATAATTTTAAAACAGAGATAGATTGTTTCCTCGGTGGTATAAACAAAATGTTAAATATAAACAAACATATATTTAACAAAAATTTAAATAATATAGATACAACTTTATTAAATGGAGACTTTTTTAGAAAAGGAGCTAGTTACACGACAGAATGGATTTTTGCATATTTTATAGCTAGTCTTTCTATATACTTTATTTTGGTGGATAAATATGCTATATTAGAAAATATTAAAAAATATATAGGTGTTAATGAATTTGAAAAAATTAAAGATAAAATATATAAATTAAAGGAAATAATAAAAATAGAATGTTTTTTAGTTATATTTACTACATTTCAAACCATAACAGGTTTAAAAATATTAAATATAAATAACTATTTAATATTAGGAGTGTTATGTGGTATATTAGACATATTACCTTACATAGGAACGGTTGTAATTTTTTTACCCTTAATATTATACCAATTCTATACAAAAAATTATGTAATATTTTTAGGTCTTATATGTCTTTATTTATTATTAATAATAACGAGACAAATATTAGAAACTAAGTTTATGAGCTCTAAGCTTCAATTACCTGCTTTAGCTATAATAATATCTATATATATAGGATTTAAAATTTTAGGGTTTTTAGGTTTGCTTCTAGGACCATTATATATAATAACCCTTAAAGAATTTATAAAAACTTAA
- the frr gene encoding ribosome recycling factor: protein MIKEILKKADEKMGKTIVALKKELASMKAGRANPAMLDRIEAEYYGSMTPLNQLGNISVPEARVLLIQPWDKSALSAIEKAILKSDLGLNPSNDGTVIRLVIPELTEETRKNIVKTVKKTGEEAKVAIRSIRRDCNDDVKNLKKDDVSEDDIKKAEDDIQKKTDKYIKEVDSIISVKEKEILSI from the coding sequence GTGATAAAAGAAATATTAAAAAAAGCAGATGAAAAGATGGGGAAAACTATTGTAGCTTTAAAAAAAGAATTAGCTTCAATGAAAGCTGGTAGAGCTAATCCAGCTATGCTTGATAGAATAGAAGCAGAATATTACGGTTCTATGACTCCACTAAATCAATTAGGAAATATATCTGTACCAGAAGCAAGGGTTCTTTTAATACAACCTTGGGATAAAAGTGCTTTATCAGCCATAGAGAAAGCTATATTAAAATCAGATTTAGGTTTAAATCCTTCTAATGATGGTACTGTAATAAGACTTGTTATACCAGAATTAACAGAAGAAACAAGAAAAAACATAGTTAAAACTGTGAAAAAAACTGGAGAAGAAGCAAAAGTAGCTATAAGATCTATAAGAAGAGATTGTAATGATGATGTTAAGAATCTAAAAAAAGATGATGTTTCAGAAGATGATATTAAGAAAGCAGAAGATGATATTCAAAAGAAAACAGATAAATATATAAAAGAAGTAGATTCTATAATAAGTGTAAAAGAAAAGGAAATACTATCTATATAA
- the dxr gene encoding 1-deoxy-D-xylulose-5-phosphate reductoisomerase, which produces MKNITILGATGSIGTQTLDVIRKEREDLKLVAISANKSYKKVIEIIKEFKPKYAVLMEEDAFKIVEDFCIDNKIDTKVLKGMEGMIYISTLEEINTVVTSVVGMIGLVPTIKAIESGKDIALANKETLVVAGELVISKAKEHNVNILPVDSEHGAIFQCLRGNKEEEVKNIIVTASGGPFRGRKKEELIDVKPEHALKHPKWNMGRKISIDSATLMNKGLEVIEAHFLFGMDYENIKVVVHPQSIVHSMVEYKDGSVIAQMATPDMKLPIQYALNYPNRKESQIEPLDFYKISNLTFEKPDMDTFLPLKLAYEAGKKGGVMPAILNGANEVAVNLFLKGKIEFLQIGDLLQECMNKFYKPMEATLENVISVDKEVREYLGKKYDI; this is translated from the coding sequence TTGAAGAACATAACTATATTAGGAGCTACAGGTTCTATTGGAACCCAAACTTTAGATGTAATAAGAAAAGAAAGAGAAGATTTAAAATTAGTAGCTATATCCGCAAACAAAAGTTATAAAAAAGTTATAGAAATTATAAAGGAATTTAAACCGAAATATGCGGTTTTAATGGAAGAGGATGCCTTTAAAATAGTGGAAGATTTTTGTATAGATAATAAAATAGATACAAAAGTTTTAAAAGGTATGGAAGGAATGATTTATATAAGCACCTTAGAGGAGATAAATACAGTAGTTACCTCTGTGGTGGGGATGATAGGATTAGTTCCAACTATAAAAGCTATAGAAAGTGGCAAGGATATAGCTTTAGCTAACAAAGAAACCTTAGTAGTAGCTGGGGAACTAGTTATTAGTAAAGCTAAAGAGCATAATGTAAATATATTACCTGTAGATTCAGAACACGGAGCTATTTTTCAATGCTTAAGAGGAAATAAAGAGGAAGAGGTTAAAAATATAATAGTAACGGCTTCAGGAGGCCCTTTTAGAGGTAGAAAAAAGGAAGAACTTATAGATGTAAAACCAGAGCATGCTCTTAAACATCCTAAATGGAATATGGGAAGAAAAATATCTATAGATTCTGCCACATTAATGAATAAAGGATTAGAAGTTATAGAAGCTCATTTTTTATTTGGTATGGATTATGAAAATATAAAAGTAGTGGTACATCCACAAAGTATAGTTCATTCTATGGTGGAATATAAAGATGGAAGTGTAATAGCACAAATGGCAACTCCAGATATGAAATTACCTATACAATATGCTTTGAATTATCCTAATAGGAAAGAAAGTCAAATAGAACCTTTAGATTTTTATAAAATATCTAATTTAACCTTTGAAAAACCAGATATGGATACATTCTTACCATTAAAGTTAGCTTATGAAGCAGGGAAAAAAGGTGGAGTAATGCCAGCTATATTAAATGGAGCAAATGAGGTAGCTGTAAACTTATTTTTAAAGGGCAAAATAGAATTTTTACAAATAGGTGATCTATTACAAGAATGCATGAATAAATTTTATAAACCTATGGAAGCTACATTAGAGAATGTAATAAGTGTAGATAAGGAAGTTAGAGAGTATTTAGGTAAAAAATATGATATATAA
- a CDS encoding phosphatidate cytidylyltransferase, with amino-acid sequence MNSRYIGALVLAPFVIFLFIGGVFLKWGILALSLGGMYEFYKVIKNKDIHPIEIVGYLLCLIYYIPLLNSINYKNIFYITTLAVFILLAIPVINLKYNFIDVAITLLGFLYVPVFFSFIVLVNNKTHGNYLVWLIFISAWLCDTTAYYVGKYLGKNKLCPKVSPKKTIEGSIGGIIGASVACTIFGMAIFKFGVNIEIIHYILIGLISGIVCQFGDLVASSIKRYAGVKDYSNLIPGHGGILDRFDSILFSSVTVYYYLTFILQL; translated from the coding sequence ATGAATAGTAGATATATAGGGGCGTTAGTATTAGCACCTTTTGTAATATTCCTATTTATAGGAGGAGTATTTTTAAAATGGGGTATATTAGCACTTTCTTTAGGTGGTATGTATGAGTTTTATAAAGTAATTAAAAACAAAGATATACATCCCATAGAAATAGTAGGATACTTATTATGTTTAATATACTATATACCACTTTTAAATAGTATAAATTATAAAAATATCTTTTATATAACTACCTTAGCTGTTTTTATACTTTTAGCTATACCAGTTATAAATTTAAAGTACAATTTTATAGATGTGGCAATAACACTTTTAGGATTTTTATATGTACCCGTATTTTTTAGTTTTATAGTTTTAGTTAATAATAAAACTCACGGAAATTATTTAGTGTGGCTTATATTTATTTCTGCTTGGCTTTGTGATACTACAGCTTATTATGTAGGAAAGTATTTAGGAAAGAATAAATTATGTCCTAAAGTAAGTCCCAAAAAAACCATAGAAGGCTCTATAGGTGGAATAATAGGAGCTTCAGTAGCCTGCACTATATTTGGAATGGCTATATTTAAATTTGGAGTTAATATAGAAATTATACATTATATATTAATAGGTCTTATAAGTGGGATAGTTTGTCAATTTGGAGACTTGGTAGCTTCATCCATAAAAAGATATGCAGGAGTAAAAGATTATAGCAATTTGATACCAGGCCATGGAGGAATATTAGATAGATTTGATAGTATTTTATTTTCATCAGTGACAGTGTATTATTATTTAACTTTTATATTACAACTTTAA
- the pyrH gene encoding UMP kinase, giving the protein MNEPKYKRVMLKLSGEALSGEKGFGFDFDFTKEISEQIKKLVDMGIEVGAVVGGGNIWRGRSGSDMDRTTADYMGMLATCINALALQDSLEQLGVNTRVQTAIEMKEIAEPFIRRRAMRHLEKERVVIFASGTGNPYFSTDTAAALRAAEIEADVILLAKKVDGVYDKDPHKYDDAKKYNKLSYIEVLEQGLQVMDSTATSLCMDNDIPILVFGLDKPCNIIKAVTGEEIGTLVSNSK; this is encoded by the coding sequence ATGAATGAACCAAAGTATAAGCGCGTTATGTTAAAGCTATCAGGAGAAGCTTTGTCAGGAGAAAAAGGTTTTGGATTTGATTTTGATTTTACTAAGGAAATATCAGAACAAATAAAAAAATTAGTTGACATGGGAATAGAAGTAGGCGCAGTAGTTGGTGGAGGAAATATTTGGAGAGGCAGAAGTGGTTCAGATATGGATAGAACCACAGCAGATTATATGGGAATGTTGGCTACTTGTATAAATGCTTTAGCCCTTCAAGATTCATTAGAACAACTTGGAGTTAATACTAGAGTTCAGACTGCTATAGAAATGAAAGAAATTGCAGAACCATTTATAAGAAGAAGAGCTATGAGACACTTGGAAAAAGAAAGAGTGGTAATATTTGCATCTGGAACAGGTAATCCATATTTTTCAACTGATACAGCAGCTGCATTAAGAGCAGCAGAAATAGAAGCGGATGTTATATTACTTGCTAAAAAAGTAGATGGGGTTTATGATAAGGATCCTCATAAGTATGATGATGCTAAAAAATATAATAAATTATCTTATATAGAAGTATTAGAACAAGGATTACAGGTGATGGATTCTACAGCTACTTCTTTATGTATGGATAATGATATTCCTATATTAGTTTTTGGATTAGATAAACCTTGCAATATAATAAAAGCTGTAACTGGAGAAGAAATAGGTACTCTAGTTTCAAATTCAAAATAA